The following coding sequences lie in one Candidatus Eremiobacterota bacterium genomic window:
- a CDS encoding S41 family peptidase, with the protein MKSFSELSARASVITALLAILCTGAAPAVLPYQVAEDVSQSFGLLTTTYYDTVDPQVLLAAAGNALVQTAHKKGVSIPAPALRVEGDRDATLAALDDAILRTARAAHASPNDFAYAVIDAMAKATNDRYTQFFTPDEFKQFNEALDPRRIGGIGVMIEPDAASGCVRVTYVLPSTPAERAGVQVGDIIVAVDSVPTKGVPVDAVSGRLRGKPGTVVAVTLQRAHPAVVSITRADVQPPTVVFKMLADGIGYIWVMEFGRATPSEFDTAISRLTQLGAKALVLDLRNDGGGYVNSALDISSRFIANKAIVTVEERGKRATTIDADANPSISLPVTVLVNQFTASASEITAGALQDDGIGKLVGARTFGKGVMQTLTPLPDGAAIKITTAHYLTPSNRDINLRGIDPDLRIEESRDARFGDIATDAQLRAAIVLLQKKIAEKG; encoded by the coding sequence ATGAAGTCGTTTTCAGAACTGTCGGCCCGCGCGAGCGTCATCACCGCGCTGCTCGCTATATTGTGCACGGGCGCGGCGCCGGCCGTGTTGCCATATCAGGTTGCGGAGGACGTTTCGCAGAGTTTCGGGCTTCTGACAACGACCTATTACGACACGGTCGATCCGCAAGTCTTATTGGCGGCTGCCGGCAATGCGCTCGTGCAAACGGCGCACAAGAAAGGCGTATCGATTCCTGCGCCCGCCCTGCGGGTCGAAGGCGATCGCGATGCGACCTTGGCGGCGCTCGACGACGCGATCTTGCGCACGGCGCGCGCGGCGCATGCCTCGCCCAACGATTTTGCGTACGCAGTTATCGATGCGATGGCCAAAGCCACGAACGACCGCTACACACAGTTCTTCACCCCCGACGAGTTCAAACAATTTAACGAAGCGCTCGATCCGCGGCGCATCGGCGGCATCGGCGTGATGATCGAGCCCGACGCCGCGTCGGGGTGCGTTCGCGTTACCTACGTTCTCCCAAGTACTCCCGCGGAACGCGCCGGAGTTCAAGTGGGCGACATCATCGTCGCGGTCGACTCCGTACCCACGAAAGGCGTTCCCGTCGATGCCGTCAGCGGACGCTTGCGCGGCAAGCCCGGTACCGTCGTGGCGGTGACGCTCCAGCGTGCGCATCCGGCGGTCGTGAGCATTACGCGCGCCGACGTGCAGCCCCCGACGGTTGTCTTCAAGATGCTCGCCGACGGAATCGGCTACATTTGGGTCATGGAGTTCGGACGCGCGACACCAAGCGAGTTCGATACTGCCATCTCGCGATTGACTCAGCTCGGCGCGAAGGCGCTGGTGCTCGATCTTCGCAACGATGGCGGCGGATACGTCAACTCGGCGCTCGATATCAGCTCGCGTTTCATTGCCAATAAGGCAATCGTCACCGTCGAAGAGCGCGGGAAGCGCGCGACCACCATTGACGCCGACGCCAATCCGTCGATCTCACTTCCAGTCACGGTGCTCGTCAATCAGTTTACCGCATCGGCCTCGGAGATCACCGCCGGCGCCCTGCAAGACGACGGAATCGGCAAGCTCGTCGGCGCGCGCACCTTCGGCAAAGGTGTAATGCAAACGCTGACGCCGCTTCCTGACGGCGCGGCAATCAAGATCACGACGGCGCACTATCTCACGCCCAGCAACCGCGACATCAACCTGCGCGGAATCGATCCGGACCTGCGTATCGAGGAGAGTCGGGACGCGCGCTTCGGCGACATCGCGACCGACGCGCAGTTACGCGCGGCCATCGTTTTGCTGCAGAAGAAGATCGCGGAAAAGGGTTAG
- a CDS encoding threonylcarbamoyl-AMP synthase: MILKVSAEAGGHPFRVPIVAAGPQSIAQAAGLLRAGELVAFPTETVYGLGALAFNVEAVAKIFEVKRRPAFDPLIVHILDRSMLEEVTLGLTPLGEKLAAEFWPGPLTLVLPKAANVSALVTAGLPTVAVRMPAQPVARALLTAVGAPIAAPSANPFGGLSPTRAGHVAEGLGDRVGLILDGGPTEHGIESTVVALEPEPELLRPGAVALEEIERIAGPLLRGGRGSVRAPGQLELHYAPRTPLRIVDPATVPKAQRQAAGVVTLREEFGGYAASRVLSSNGNLREAAGRFFDILHELDSLGLERIDAQALPEHGLGMAMMDRLRRAAASRNASGSPSVMPLNTEEGKL, from the coding sequence ATGATATTAAAGGTATCGGCCGAGGCCGGGGGTCATCCCTTCCGCGTGCCCATCGTGGCCGCCGGACCCCAGAGCATCGCCCAAGCGGCCGGCCTGTTGCGCGCCGGGGAGCTCGTCGCATTTCCGACCGAGACCGTCTACGGCTTGGGGGCGCTTGCTTTCAACGTGGAGGCCGTCGCCAAAATCTTCGAAGTCAAACGGCGGCCGGCATTCGACCCGCTGATCGTCCACATTCTCGATCGCTCGATGCTCGAGGAGGTCACGCTCGGCTTGACGCCTCTGGGCGAAAAGCTCGCCGCGGAGTTTTGGCCGGGCCCGCTGACCCTCGTCCTGCCCAAGGCCGCGAACGTTTCAGCCTTAGTAACTGCCGGCTTGCCGACGGTCGCGGTTCGAATGCCGGCCCAGCCGGTTGCCCGAGCACTGCTGACGGCGGTTGGGGCTCCCATTGCGGCGCCGAGTGCGAATCCGTTCGGCGGCTTGAGCCCGACGCGCGCCGGGCACGTGGCCGAAGGCCTCGGCGATCGCGTTGGTTTGATCCTTGACGGCGGTCCAACCGAGCACGGCATCGAGTCCACCGTGGTCGCGCTCGAACCCGAGCCCGAACTGCTCCGCCCGGGCGCGGTCGCGCTCGAAGAGATCGAGCGCATCGCCGGACCGCTGCTACGCGGCGGCCGCGGTTCGGTTCGTGCGCCGGGCCAGCTCGAGCTGCATTATGCGCCGCGAACGCCTTTACGAATCGTCGATCCGGCCACGGTTCCGAAGGCGCAGCGGCAGGCGGCCGGCGTGGTCACCCTGCGCGAGGAGTTCGGCGGATATGCCGCGTCGCGCGTCCTTTCGTCCAATGGCAATCTGCGCGAAGCCGCAGGCCGTTTCTTTGACATCTTGCACGAGCTCGATTCGCTCGGACTCGAACGGATCGACGCGCAGGCGTTGCCTGAGCATGGGCTGGGAATGGCGATGATGGATCGGCTACGTCGGGCGGCGGCGAGCCGAAACGCTTCCGGCTCGCCAAGCGTTATGCCCTTGAACACCGAAGAAGGAAAGCTATGA
- a CDS encoding type III polyketide synthase, which produces MRTLERSLGKIDPKPPFGTVPVVLSDFERIEVTPSVPQDELKPIQAHFMTLAQCAARKLDDAAERAEVERMLQARMARYGTSSEYIARRQVSVLTSRFVTDDPEHPSDLVRRHGNLRSPTGETLDERMNLFEEVACNVFERAYRDGQLEPPNDIVHVSCSGYVSPSPVQTFLSRRGWLGVGVTHSYHMGCYGAFPAIRTAVGLVGSSFVSLPKPKQRVDVVHTEFLSLHFDLLGDEPDNFVTSTLFADGFIKYAAYPQSEFQKSGRRGGLKVLAIDEFILPDSLPEMTLRPGPLQFDMSLSKRVPFMIRDSIGAFVETICAQVGLDFEREKSSMTFAIHPGGPAILNQIRGKLGIEESAVALSRRVLYEHGNMASATAPHIWQLVVDSPDIPTGTKVLSMAFGPGLTVIGALFEKV; this is translated from the coding sequence ATGCGCACTTTAGAACGATCGCTCGGCAAAATCGACCCCAAGCCCCCGTTCGGCACGGTACCGGTCGTCTTATCCGATTTCGAACGCATCGAAGTCACGCCGTCCGTTCCTCAGGACGAGCTCAAGCCGATCCAGGCGCACTTCATGACCTTGGCGCAATGCGCCGCGCGCAAGCTCGACGATGCCGCCGAACGCGCGGAAGTCGAGCGCATGCTGCAAGCACGGATGGCGCGATACGGCACGTCGTCGGAATACATCGCGCGGCGTCAAGTGAGCGTGCTGACCTCGCGCTTTGTCACCGACGATCCGGAGCATCCTTCGGATTTGGTTCGCCGTCACGGCAATCTGCGCAGTCCCACCGGCGAGACGCTCGACGAGCGCATGAACTTATTCGAAGAAGTTGCCTGCAACGTTTTCGAGCGCGCCTATCGCGACGGGCAACTCGAGCCCCCCAACGACATCGTGCACGTCAGCTGCTCGGGATACGTCTCGCCCAGTCCGGTGCAGACCTTCCTTTCGCGTCGCGGCTGGCTCGGTGTCGGCGTCACCCATTCCTACCACATGGGATGCTATGGCGCGTTTCCGGCGATCCGAACCGCGGTCGGACTGGTGGGATCGTCGTTCGTTTCGCTTCCCAAACCCAAGCAGCGCGTGGATGTCGTGCACACCGAGTTTCTCTCCTTGCACTTCGATTTGCTTGGCGACGAACCCGACAATTTCGTCACGTCCACGCTTTTTGCCGACGGCTTCATCAAGTACGCGGCCTATCCGCAGAGTGAGTTCCAGAAGAGCGGTCGCCGCGGCGGACTGAAGGTTTTGGCGATCGACGAATTCATTCTTCCCGATTCGCTACCCGAGATGACCTTGCGCCCCGGTCCGCTGCAGTTCGACATGTCGCTCTCCAAGCGCGTACCCTTCATGATTCGCGATTCGATCGGCGCGTTCGTCGAAACAATCTGCGCGCAGGTCGGCCTCGACTTCGAACGCGAGAAATCGTCGATGACCTTTGCCATCCATCCCGGCGGCCCGGCGATTCTCAATCAGATCCGCGGCAAACTCGGCATCGAGGAATCGGCGGTCGCCCTGAGCCGGCGGGTTCTCTACGAGCACGGCAACATGGCTTCCGCGACGGCGCCGCATATCTGGCAGTTGGTCGTGGACTCTCCCGATATCCCAACAGGCACCAAAGTCTTGAGCATGGCCTTCGGCCCCGGCTTAACGGTAATCGGCGCGCTCTTCGAGAAAGTATAG
- a CDS encoding ATP-binding protein, translated as MTTTSATPPKREYRVAYTSDVRNVPLARRSVAAFAAECGFTEDALSDIRLAAGEALSNAVEHGGETPARKIVVNCSFDDEALAIEICDSGRGFNEPSACSKVEPDDRGRGFGIFLMRRLMDEVTFERDGRQVRLVRRRG; from the coding sequence GTGACCACCACGTCGGCGACGCCCCCGAAACGAGAGTACCGCGTCGCCTATACGAGCGACGTGCGGAACGTTCCGTTAGCGCGGCGCAGCGTGGCAGCCTTCGCGGCCGAGTGCGGATTCACCGAAGACGCTCTCTCCGACATTCGGCTGGCGGCGGGCGAAGCGCTCAGCAACGCGGTCGAACATGGTGGGGAAACGCCCGCTCGGAAGATCGTGGTTAACTGCAGCTTTGACGACGAAGCGCTCGCCATCGAAATTTGTGACAGCGGCCGCGGATTCAACGAGCCGTCCGCTTGCTCGAAGGTCGAGCCGGACGACCGCGGTCGCGGGTTCGGGATCTTTTTGATGCGCCGCCTCATGGACGAGGTAACCTTCGAGCGCGATGGGCGGCAGGTGCGGCTCGTCCGCCGCCGCGGCTAA
- a CDS encoding sulfotransferase → MATDTKTPQKFSVPGPFYWSVRGVHAAAPLFVGLGNFESLMLARSLARQRVDRPVYICGLPRAGTTITLQMLSEHPDVGTHKYADFLMPYMPYVWNKVFPRIPVDAMRKPVPRIHRDRIEVTRDSAEMGEEILWEHFFPQIHDESDYSVLDGTTSNPTFERFYSEHLRKLALVRGRSRYVSKAIMCVVRMQYLRKLFPDARFLLYVRNPVDHVASLIKQDRIWAEIERDDPRQIEIIELTGHHEFGPKQVMANVGRPEELREIRRLFDEGRWAQSRARYWAYVYGFVADQLDADPELRRSVCIVRYEDLCSDSLRTIDRIIAHTELDAPSFEASREKYDEKLSFPDYYKPAFDAPTLDEIVAVTSNVARRFDYDVAAIAQRVGAKVS, encoded by the coding sequence ATGGCTACCGACACTAAGACACCGCAGAAATTCTCCGTGCCTGGTCCCTTCTATTGGAGCGTTCGGGGCGTTCATGCGGCCGCTCCGCTCTTTGTCGGACTCGGCAACTTCGAGTCACTCATGCTCGCCCGAAGCCTGGCGCGGCAGCGCGTCGACCGGCCCGTCTACATTTGCGGGCTTCCGCGCGCGGGCACGACGATCACGTTGCAGATGCTCAGCGAGCATCCCGACGTGGGAACGCATAAGTACGCTGATTTTTTGATGCCGTACATGCCCTACGTCTGGAACAAAGTCTTTCCGCGCATACCGGTCGATGCAATGCGTAAACCGGTTCCCCGCATCCATCGCGACCGCATCGAAGTGACCCGCGACAGCGCCGAGATGGGTGAAGAGATCTTGTGGGAGCATTTCTTCCCGCAGATTCACGATGAGTCAGACTACAGCGTCCTCGACGGCACGACGTCGAATCCAACCTTCGAGCGCTTCTACAGCGAGCATCTTCGCAAGCTGGCGCTCGTGCGCGGCCGAAGCCGCTATGTGAGCAAGGCGATTATGTGCGTCGTGCGCATGCAATATCTGCGCAAGCTCTTCCCCGACGCCCGTTTTCTGCTCTACGTTCGCAATCCGGTCGACCACGTCGCCTCGCTGATCAAGCAAGATCGCATTTGGGCCGAGATCGAGCGCGACGATCCGCGACAGATCGAGATCATCGAACTCACGGGGCACCACGAGTTCGGACCAAAGCAAGTGATGGCCAACGTCGGCCGGCCCGAAGAGTTGCGCGAGATCCGCCGCCTCTTCGACGAGGGGCGCTGGGCGCAGTCGCGCGCGCGGTACTGGGCGTACGTCTATGGTTTCGTCGCCGACCAACTCGACGCCGATCCCGAGCTGCGGCGCAGCGTCTGCATCGTGCGCTACGAAGACCTTTGCAGCGATTCACTGCGGACCATCGACCGCATCATCGCGCACACCGAGCTCGATGCGCCCAGCTTCGAGGCGAGCCGCGAGAAATACGACGAGAAGCTTTCGTTTCCCGACTATTACAAGCCGGCGTTCGATGCGCCCACGCTCGACGAGATCGTTGCGGTCACCAGCAACGTGGCTCGGCGCTTCGATTACGACGTCGCGGCCATCGCGCAGCGCGTCGGGGCGAAGGTGTCGTGA